One genomic segment of Zerene cesonia ecotype Mississippi chromosome 27, Zerene_cesonia_1.1, whole genome shotgun sequence includes these proteins:
- the LOC119837449 gene encoding telomere length and silencing protein 1 homolog, which translates to MLKLFKYGLFVEPLFFYCILQSYCIQIPKQPLLFKMDSNETQVTEEIKFKINETQVTEEIKFKPKKKKNLRQRVKLEDDDEEDEQQILAKLEHAKEIQRLRERPNGVSIVALATGQKTTLEDEITCKDPFKVKSGGLLNMQALKGGKIKQVDDAYDTGIGTQFSAETNKRDEDEEMMKYIEEQLAKRKEGSDKNKKENDENDTLKYLSPEEAALLSLPEHLRVSSTHKSEEMLSNQMLSGIPEVDLGIEAKIKNIEATEEAKMKLLWERQNKKDGPSQFVPTNMAVNFVQHNRFNLENANVKKRKVEKEEIVKNEARVVTSIDESVDKIVKKAKGERATDDYHYEKFRKQFRKY; encoded by the exons atgttaaaattgtttaaatacggTTTGTTTGTTGAgccattgtttttttattgtattttgcaAAGTTATTGTATCCAAATTCCAAAACAACccttgttatttaaaatggatAGCAATGAAACACAAGTGACcgaagaaattaaattcaaaatcaatgAAACGCAAGTGActgaagaaattaaatttaaacctaAAAAGAAGAAGAACTTGCGTCAGCGAGTTAAATTGGAAGACGATGACGAGGAAGATGAACAGCAAATTTTGGCAAAATTGGAACATGCGAAAGAGATTCAGAGGCTTCGTGAACGACCTAACGGTGTTAGTATTGTAGCTTTGGCAACTGgacaaaaaacaacattagAAGATGAAATAACGTGTAAAGACCCGTTTAAAGTCAAATCCGGCGGATTACTTAACATGCAAGCGTTGAAAGGTGGAAAAATAAAGCAAGTTGATGATGCTTATGATACGGGTATTGGTACTCAGTTTTCTGCGGAGACAAATAAACGTGATGAAGATGAAGAGATGATGAAGTATATTGAGGAGCAACTGGCGAAACGaaaag AAGgtagtgataaaaataaaaaagaaaatgatgaAAATGACACCCTGAAATACTTATCACCTGAAGAAGCTGCACTACTTTCATTACCGGAACATTTGAGGGTTTCTTCCACGCATAAGTCAGAGGAAATGTTGTCGAATCAAATGTTAAGTGGCATTCCAGAAGTTGATCTAGGTATAgaagctaaaataaaaaatattgaggcCACAGAGGAAGCCAAGATGAAACTACTTTGGGAGCGGCAAAATAAAAAGGATGGACCATCACAATTTGTTCCCACTAACATGGctgtaaattttgtacaacACAATAGGTTTAATTTAGAGAAtgctaatgttaaaaaaaggaaGGTGGAAAAGGAAGAAATAGTAAAGAATGAAGCCAGAGTGGTAACGTCAATAGATGAAAGTGTTGacaaaatagttaaaaagGCCAAAGGGGAAAGAGCAACTGATGATTATCATTATGAGAAGTTTAGGAAACAGTTcaggaaatattaa